The genomic segment CCCAGCGAGCTCGAACTGTCGTGGGGGCGTCTGCTGTGGATGGGACTGCGGGACGGCGTCCTGCTGATGCTGCGGTCGCTGATGTTCACGCTCCCGCTGTTCGTGGCGGGCTTCATCCCGGTGGTCGGCCAGACCGTGGTGCCCGTGCTCATGGCGTTCGTGACCGCGTGGTTCCTCGCGCTCGAACTCGTCGCGGTGTCCTTCTACCGGCGCGGCATGGATCTTCGGCAGCGACGCGAACTCCTGGCTCGACGGCGCGGGCTCGCCTGGGGACTGGGGCTGCCGGCGTCGCTGCTCTGTCTCATTCCGGCTGTCGCGCTCGTCGTCTTCCCGATCGCCTTCGTCGGGGGCGTCCTCGTGGCCCGCGAGGTGCTGAGCACGGAGCCGGAGGCTCCGGCCCCGGTGACCTGACGTCCAAGCCTGGTCACAGACCGTCGCCGTCCATCCGGGAGGGTCGAGACGGGTGTCCGTTCCGGCCTCGGCGAACCGGCGGGAGCCGCGGTCGCGCCGCGTGAGGCTTCGGCTACGGTGTCCCGGTGCTGCCTGCGGCCGGCACGCCGGGAACGTGCTGGGGCAGGTCCCGCGACCGCCGTGGAACAGCCTGCACCACAACTGATCGTCGGGAGCGGGGAATCTGCTTCTAGCGTCTCTGCCTCGGAGGGGCTAGGTTTGCCCCGATCCTGCAACCCAGGCGTTTCGAGGAGGAAACCGTGCCGGGCAACGGTATCTGGCGGACAAAATCCGTCGAGCAATCGATCGCGGACACCGACGAGCCGGATACCCGACTACGTCGGAACCTCGGCGCCTGGGATCTGATGGTCTTCGGTGTCGCGGTGATGATCGGTGCCGGTATCTTCACCCTCACCGCGCGCACGGCGGGCGACATCTCCGGCCCCTCGGTGGCGCTTGCGTTCGTCTTCGCCGGTGTCGCCTGTGCGCTGGCCGCGCTCTGCTACGCCGAGTTCGCGTCCACGGTGCCTGTCGCCGGTAGTGCGTACACCTTCTCCTACGCGACGTTCGGCGAGTTCCTCGCCTGGATCATCGGGTGGGACCTCGTCCTGGAGTTCTCGGTCGCCGCGGCCGCCGTGGCCAAGGGCTGGTCGGTGTACCTGCAGGAAGTGCTGGTGACGTTGTTCGGCCCGGGGGTCACCACCACGGTCTCCCTGGGCGCGGTGAACTTCGACTGGGGTTCGCTGCTGCTGATCGGCATCCTGGCGACGCTGTTGACGCTCGGCACCAAGCTGTCGTCGCGCTTCAGCCTCGTGATCACGGCACTCAAGGTCGTGATCATTCTGTTCGTGATCATCCTGGGCATCGCCTACATCAGCCCGGACAACTACTCACCATTCATCCCGCCCGCCGCCGAGGGTGGCGACGCGGGTGGCACCGGGGTCGAGCAGTCGCTGTTCTCCGCGCTCGTCGGAGGCTCCAGCAGCGTCTACGGTGCGTTCGGTCTGCTGGCCGGTGCGTCTCTCGTGTTCTTCGCCTTCATCGGCTTCGACGTCGTGGCCACCACGGCCGAGGAGACGCGCAACCCGCAGCGCAACGTTCCTCGCGGCATCCTCGGCTCGCTGGCGGTCGTGACCGCCCTCTATGTGGGCACGTCGCTCGTGGTCGCCGGCATGGTGCCTTACACCGAGCTGGCCACCGACGCGGCGCCGGAGGGACGCAAGACGTTGGCGACGGCGTTCTCCTACCACGGCGTCGACTGGGCGGCGAACATCATCTCCGTCGGTGCACTCGCCGGTCTCACCACGGTGGTCATGGTGCTGATGCTCGGCCAGCAGCGGGTGCTGTTCGCGATGTCGCGGGACGGCCTCCTGCCGCGCAAGCTCGCCAAGACGGGTTCGCGTGGCACGCCGGTGCGGGTCAACATCCTCGTCGGTGTCGTCGTCGCCGTGGCCGCCACCTTCTTCGACGCGGGCAAGCTCGAAGAGATGGTCAACGTCGGCACGCTGTTCGCGTTCATCCTGGTGTCGGCGGGTGTGCTCGTGCTGCGGAAGAAGCGCCCCGACCTCAAGCGCGGCTTCCGTGTCCCGCTGGTGCCGCTGGTGCCGATCCTCGCGATCGCCGCCTGTTTGTGGCTGATGCTGAACCTGACGGTGCTGACCTGGCTGCGGTTCCTCGTGTGGATGGCGCTCGGTGTGGTCGTCTACTTCGCCTACAGCAAGCGGCACTCGCTGCTCGGCAAGAAGGAGGCCGAGAACACCGCCGGCGAGACGGAGAACCCGGAAACGCCCGCCGGGACGAGCTGAGTCCCCTTCTTCGCACCCGTGTGGCCGGTCGAACGCAGTGTTCGGCCGGCCACACGGCGTTGCGGACACGGATTCTCGCGGTGACTCCTCCGCGCACTTCCTTTCCGCGACCGGCGTGGCCGTGCCTCCGGCGGGGTAGAACCCGACGAGGGCTGCGACGGACGGGGAGGCCTGCGGTGAGTGCACACGGGATCGACGAGGTGTGGCAGGACTGGAACGACGCCGTCAACATGACGGCCAAGGAGCTGGAGAAGTGGCTGGGCACGCCCGAGTCGCGCAGTGTCGGCGACAAGAGCTCCGGTGGCGAGTCCACGGGGCACGAGTCCGGGCGGCGGATCGTGCGGCTGCTGCGCGCGAAGAAGGGTGATCTGGACGAGGCCGACGCCGCCCACATGCGCAAGGTCGTGTCCTATGTGCACCGGCACCTCGCTCAGCGCCCCGACGGCGACGTGTCGCAGACGCCGTGGCGGTACTCGCTCATGAACTGGGGCCACGACCCGCTCAGGGACTGACCTTCGAGTCTGCTTCGAGCAGTGCCGTGTGGACCGAGCGGAGCCGTTCACACTGCGGTTCATGGAGAATTCAACGCGCTGAGGAATCGCGTTTCTGCCGTCGGAGCCGTGCTGTCTCTGGCGATGGTCACCCTCGCCGGGCCAGGCGTCGCCGCGGCCGACGACGAGCCGGCTGCCGACATCCTCCCGGCAGTGTCAGGCAGTGTCAGGCAAGGACCACGACGATGCCGCCCAGGACGAGTGCCGTCACGGCGACGGTGCCGAGCAGGATGGCGTTCGCGGTGCGGGGGAGGCGCTCGCCGGGGGTGAGTGCGACGCCGACAGCGAGGGCGACCCGCGGCGGTGACGCGATCATGGCGAAGGAACCGGCGACGTTCTGCCCGGCGAGTGCGATGAGCGGATTCGCGCCGAGGCCGGTGGCGGCGGTCGTGGTGGCGGTGGAGAACATCGCGGCGGCGCCCACGTTCGAGCCGGTGAGATAGCCGCCGATTCCGCCCATGGCGGGGATCGCGGCGACGAAGCCGTAGCCGACCTTCTCCGCGGTGGTGGCCAGATGTTCGGCCATGCCGGTGGAGGCCATGACGAATCCGAGGACGAGGAACACGAGCGCGTTCCCGGCGATCGGTACCCACCGCCTCAGCCCGTGCCGCACGAGGCGTCGCCGGTCGGCGGCGGGCAGGCCGGTGGTCGCGACGGCGACGACGGCGGCGAGCACCAGCCAGAGCGCCGGGCTGGAGATCCAACCGAGCGTGTCGTGGGCAGCGGTCGCGGCGAGCAGGCCCGTGGTGGCGAGGATGCCGGCGACGATGACGAGATACGGCACGACGGCGACGAGGAGTGGCCGGGACACGGGCGGCAGCGGGCCGTTGCCGACACGGGTGAGGACGAGCAGACCGGCGATGACGACGGTGGAGGCGAGAACGCCGGCCAGCGGCGTGCCGACCGTGAGGTTCGCGACCAACAGGGCTGTCCATTCGGTGAGCACGACCGCGGCCGCCAGCGCGAGCTGCCGCGGGGTGGGCCTGCCGACGTTGAGGACGAACACGGCGACCATGCTGATCACGAGCACCGGCAGGCTGAGCAGCGCCGACCAGACGCCGAGCCGGGTGAAATCCTGCTCGCCGAGCTGCGAGGCGATGAGGGTGCCGGGGCCGAGGGAACCCCACGGAACCAGCACCAGGCCGAGGAGCCCGGAGACGACGGCCTTGACGGGGGTCAGGCCCAGACGGATCAGCAGCGGAGCGGTGATGACGACGCCGAGACCGAAGCCGGTGACCGACTCCATGAACGGCGTCAACCCGTAGACGAGCAGCAGTAGCGTCACGGTGCGGTCAGCGCCACTCTCGGCGCGTTCCAGCCAGGTCGCGATCCGGTCCTGCGCACCACCGCGGGTCATCGCTTCGGCCAGGACGACGCCGCCGAGCAGGATGGCCGCGATCTCCACGACGGTCGGAACCATTCCCGACGCGGCGGCACCGACCTGGGATCCGTCCAGCGGGAAGGCGACGACGGCACCGACCAGCGCGACGACCAGGCCCGCGACCCCGGCCCACAGCGACGACGTCCGGAACGCGAGCAGGGCCAGGACGACGACGATGGGCGCGAGCGCCACGACGAAGTCGACCGCCTCCGGGGTCACCGCACACCTCCGGCCTCGTCGAGCGCGGGTGCGTCCACACGATTCGGGCCGGTCAAGGCCACGGGCACGCAGCGGGTGACGATCTGTTGTTCCCTACGGTCGATCGGCTACCGGCGGCGGCGAGGATGTCGGCCTCTGCCGCTCTTGGGCCCGCCGGAGCGTGGGTGCCGGGTTCGGCGGCCGCGGCCGGTGTCCTTCGGTTCCTTGTTCTTGGCCGGCGTGCGCGTGCGTTCCGTGGTCGCCGGGTCCTGCGGGCGCCCGCGGGTGCTGTTGACGGTGCGGCCCCGGACGATGCCGATGAACTGCTCCATCAGGTCGGTCGTCTCGTCCTCCAGCCACGAGAGGGCGACGCGGGACTGCGGGGCGTCGGTCACCGGCCGGTGGACGAGGTCGCGGCGGTGGTGCAGGCGCGCGAGAGACTGGGGGACGACCAGCAGTCCCACTCCGGCCCCCACCAGCTCGATGGCCGCCGCGGTCGTGGCGGGGCGCTCGATCGCCGGACGTCCCGGCGGCTGCTCCCAGTCGAGGGTGTCGTCCAGGGGGTGCAGGACGATGTCGTCGGCGAGGTCGTCGAGAGTCACCTCGTCAGCGGCGGCCACCAGGTGGTCCTTCGGCACTACGACGACGGTCGTCTCGGTGTAGAGGGGGATGGCGTGCAGGCCGGTCCGGTCGGTCGGCAGGCGAAGGAGGACGGCGTCGGCCTCCCGGTCGCGCACCGTGTCGGCGGCGTCGGCAGGCGTGACCTGGACGAGCGTGAGCGGCACCGCCGGCATCCGCTCGTGCCATTTGCGCACCCACTTGTCGGGCGTCACTCCGGGAACGTAGGCGAGCGTGAAGGAGGGCTGATCGTCCGGGACGGGCACCGACTCAGACTACTGGCGCCACGGCCGGTGGCGGGATACCGGTCGCTACGCTGGTCGGCATGACGTCGCGCAAGAAGCCCCAGACCATGAAGCCCGCGACTGCGGCGAAGAAGCTCAACATCTATCTCGACGCGACGCCGGAGAGTTTCCGCGAGGGTGTCGTCTCGCGCGACGAGTTGACCGCGTTGCAGGCGGATCCGCCGGAGTGGCTGCGCGACCTGCGCCGCAACGGCCCGCACCCGCGCCCGGTCGTCGCGGCGAGGCTGGGCGTCTCCATCAGCGGTCTCGCGCGGGGTGGCATCACCGACCCGCTCACCACGGAGCAGATCAACGCGCTGAAGGCGGAGATGCCCGCGTGGCTGGAGCGCGAGCGTGCCACCCAGGCGGAGGTCCGCAAGGAACTGGCGCGCCTGAAGGAGAAGAACGCCGGGCGCAGCCACACCGTGCGGCCGGGGTAGGGGCGAGCGGCGAGAGAAGTAACGCGGGGACGAGCGGCAGCGCTCCGTGAGCGGGCGGATCCGCTCGGCTGTTTGGCCCGAGCAATGGTCCGGACAACACGTGATCGCACGCTCCGGAGTTGTGTATAACGACCTATACGCCACGCCTCTCGTGCGCCGACCATTTCTCGGCGGGTCGCTCGAAGAGAACCGACCGTTGCGTGGGTTGAGCAGGGATGCCGGCGCGCCCGCGCAGGGGATCGTCGGTGACGGTGTGCCAGCTCTTCAGGTGAGCGGGAGTTCGCCAGTCGGGCACATGTTCGGCGACCTGCCGGTGGACGAACAGCGCGTGGCTGCAGGCCTCGTGCCAGGCGCTGGCCCGCTGGTCCGGGGTGTCCGTGTGACGGAAGATCTCGTCGTGCAGGAGCAGCTGCGCGTGCAGGGAATGCCGTAACGCCACGGAGTACTGGTCGTCGGAGTCGTGCAGCCGGTCCGGCGTGGTCCCGCCGCAGACGACGCAGTCGCAGAGCCAGAAGTGGCTGGTCTCCGGGGTCCGGGCGAACACGGTCTCGCACGTGTCGAGCCGGTGGTAGCTGAGCAGGTGTCGGATGAAGACGGCGGGGAAGGCGGCGCGGGGTATGCCCTTCGAGGTCAGAGGATAGATGTGGCGCAGCGAGCTCGTGGTGCCCGTCGCGGCGGCGAACGCGCCGTGGCACAGGGCCCCGAGAGCGGCGACGTCACTGCGGAGCAGGAGTACCGGCACCTGGGCCGTGCGGAGCAGGCGCAGAAAGTGGCGCACCACGTACTGGACCGAGAACGGGTCGC from the Saccharomonospora azurea NA-128 genome contains:
- a CDS encoding EI24 domain-containing protein, encoding MRDFVRGVRFFGQGLLILLRSPKLLLIGALPVVLTTALLTGGLIALVYWIGDLSALITPFADDWAGFWQTTIRIAAGVAIVGLAAVLGMVSFSALTLAIGGPFYEHIAEKVEDDLGGAPSELELSWGRLLWMGLRDGVLLMLRSLMFTLPLFVAGFIPVVGQTVVPVLMAFVTAWFLALELVAVSFYRRGMDLRQRRELLARRRGLAWGLGLPASLLCLIPAVALVVFPIAFVGGVLVAREVLSTEPEAPAPVT
- a CDS encoding DUF3140 domain-containing protein, translated to MSAHGIDEVWQDWNDAVNMTAKELEKWLGTPESRSVGDKSSGGESTGHESGRRIVRLLRAKKGDLDEADAAHMRKVVSYVHRHLAQRPDGDVSQTPWRYSLMNWGHDPLRD
- a CDS encoding amino acid permease is translated as MPGNGIWRTKSVEQSIADTDEPDTRLRRNLGAWDLMVFGVAVMIGAGIFTLTARTAGDISGPSVALAFVFAGVACALAALCYAEFASTVPVAGSAYTFSYATFGEFLAWIIGWDLVLEFSVAAAAVAKGWSVYLQEVLVTLFGPGVTTTVSLGAVNFDWGSLLLIGILATLLTLGTKLSSRFSLVITALKVVIILFVIILGIAYISPDNYSPFIPPAAEGGDAGGTGVEQSLFSALVGGSSSVYGAFGLLAGASLVFFAFIGFDVVATTAEETRNPQRNVPRGILGSLAVVTALYVGTSLVVAGMVPYTELATDAAPEGRKTLATAFSYHGVDWAANIISVGALAGLTTVVMVLMLGQQRVLFAMSRDGLLPRKLAKTGSRGTPVRVNILVGVVVAVAATFFDAGKLEEMVNVGTLFAFILVSAGVLVLRKKRPDLKRGFRVPLVPLVPILAIAACLWLMLNLTVLTWLRFLVWMALGVVVYFAYSKRHSLLGKKEAENTAGETENPETPAGTS
- a CDS encoding DUF5997 family protein, with product MTSRKKPQTMKPATAAKKLNIYLDATPESFREGVVSRDELTALQADPPEWLRDLRRNGPHPRPVVAARLGVSISGLARGGITDPLTTEQINALKAEMPAWLERERATQAEVRKELARLKEKNAGRSHTVRPG
- a CDS encoding LysR family transcriptional regulator substrate-binding protein; protein product: MPVPDDQPSFTLAYVPGVTPDKWVRKWHERMPAVPLTLVQVTPADAADTVRDREADAVLLRLPTDRTGLHAIPLYTETTVVVVPKDHLVAAADEVTLDDLADDIVLHPLDDTLDWEQPPGRPAIERPATTAAAIELVGAGVGLLVVPQSLARLHHRRDLVHRPVTDAPQSRVALSWLEDETTDLMEQFIGIVRGRTVNSTRGRPQDPATTERTRTPAKNKEPKDTGRGRRTRHPRSGGPKSGRGRHPRRRR
- a CDS encoding L-lactate permease, with the protein product MTPEAVDFVVALAPIVVVLALLAFRTSSLWAGVAGLVVALVGAVVAFPLDGSQVGAAASGMVPTVVEIAAILLGGVVLAEAMTRGGAQDRIATWLERAESGADRTVTLLLLVYGLTPFMESVTGFGLGVVITAPLLIRLGLTPVKAVVSGLLGLVLVPWGSLGPGTLIASQLGEQDFTRLGVWSALLSLPVLVISMVAVFVLNVGRPTPRQLALAAAVVLTEWTALLVANLTVGTPLAGVLASTVVIAGLLVLTRVGNGPLPPVSRPLLVAVVPYLVIVAGILATTGLLAATAAHDTLGWISSPALWLVLAAVVAVATTGLPAADRRRLVRHGLRRWVPIAGNALVFLVLGFVMASTGMAEHLATTAEKVGYGFVAAIPAMGGIGGYLTGSNVGAAAMFSTATTTAATGLGANPLIALAGQNVAGSFAMIASPPRVALAVGVALTPGERLPRTANAILLGTVAVTALVLGGIVVVLA